Proteins co-encoded in one Methanofastidiosum sp. genomic window:
- a CDS encoding RlmE family RNA methyltransferase: MYQQKDGYHRMAKKEGYKSRASFKLIQLNKKFNLIKKGYSVLDLGAAPGGWMQIASTFVGETGLVVGVDLKIVKEKFPNSFFVQGDIFEDETINKVKEIKEEFNTIISDMAPNTSGIRSLDHQKSIDLCYRALELSLNLLQYKGNLLIKIFQGEGTKELIDDLKNEFHYVKISKPESSRSASRETYVICKGFKKRKLKIIEKELTEESA; this comes from the coding sequence ATGTACCAACAAAAAGATGGTTACCATAGGATGGCAAAGAAAGAGGGGTATAAATCTAGGGCCTCATTTAAACTAATCCAACTCAATAAAAAATTCAATTTAATAAAAAAGGGGTATAGCGTTCTAGATCTCGGAGCTGCGCCAGGAGGGTGGATGCAAATAGCATCTACATTTGTTGGAGAAACAGGTCTTGTAGTGGGTGTTGATTTAAAAATAGTTAAAGAAAAATTTCCAAATTCTTTTTTTGTCCAAGGCGATATATTTGAAGATGAAACAATAAATAAAGTTAAAGAGATTAAAGAAGAGTTTAATACGATTATTTCAGATATGGCCCCAAATACTTCTGGCATTAGGTCTCTTGACCATCAGAAGTCGATTGACCTTTGTTACAGGGCCTTGGAATTATCTCTAAATTTATTACAATACAAAGGAAATCTATTGATAAAAATATTTCAAGGAGAAGGTACAAAAGAATTGATAGATGACCTCAAAAATGAATTTCATTATGTTAAAATATCAAAACCTGAGTCTTCAAGGTCTGCTAGTAGAGAAACATATGTCATATGTAAAGGTTTTAAAAAGAGAAAATTAAAAATAATTGAAAAAGAATTAACCGAAGAGAGCGCCTAA
- a CDS encoding YkgJ family cysteine cluster protein: MKEVLVLYTGQKYKCRQCGECCRVRGVPLTLFDIERIEKNTDKEFALYDITRNKFVIEKRIWDNGCVFLDDTSCTIHEYKPLICRLFPLGVFYNPISESDTPHILNNGEKVYIYVDVSCPGIGDEGEPFDIEKILELCQKIKIEMAYTLNL; this comes from the coding sequence ATGAAAGAGGTATTAGTACTATATACGGGACAAAAATATAAATGTAGACAATGTGGAGAATGTTGCAGAGTTAGGGGAGTTCCACTTACCTTATTTGATATAGAAAGAATTGAAAAGAATACTGATAAGGAGTTTGCTTTATATGATATCACAAGAAATAAATTCGTCATTGAAAAAAGAATTTGGGATAATGGCTGTGTATTTTTGGATGATACAAGTTGTACAATACATGAGTATAAGCCTCTGATTTGTAGACTTTTTCCATTGGGAGTTTTCTATAATCCCATATCAGAATCAGACACACCACATATTTTAAATAATGGCGAAAAAGTTTACATATATGTAGATGTTTCCTGTCCCGGAATTGGGGATGAAGGGGAACCATTTGATATTGAGAAAATATTGGAATTATGCCAGAAGATTAAGATTGAAATGGCTTACACTTTAAATTTATAG
- a CDS encoding protein translocase SEC61 complex subunit gamma, with the protein MAEANLKKKERARSWVSEYTRVLKLAKKPGRKEYSLTSKVTGIGIVLIGIIGYLIKFVSVIIQNFGA; encoded by the coding sequence ATGGCAGAGGCTAATCTAAAGAAAAAAGAAAGAGCAAGAAGTTGGGTTTCCGAGTACACGAGAGTACTTAAACTTGCTAAGAAGCCTGGAAGAAAAGAGTATTCACTCACCTCCAAAGTTACTGGAATAGGAATAGTATTGATTGGAATAATTGGGTATCTAATAAAATTTGTTTCAGTCATAATTCAAAATTTTGGGGCATAA
- a CDS encoding transcription elongation factor Spt5, translated as MDDDENPIFALKVAVNQEQNVAKMIEGKVKTNNLKVYAILAPETLKGYVFIEASDKGAVEEAIQGLRNVRGILEGKIAFDEISHFLEAKPSVSGLAKGDIVELIAGPFKGEKAKIIRVDKGKEELTVELLEAMVPIPVTVKGDYVRIIEKKS; from the coding sequence ATGGATGATGACGAGAATCCAATCTTTGCATTAAAGGTAGCTGTTAATCAAGAACAGAATGTAGCAAAGATGATAGAGGGAAAAGTAAAAACTAACAACCTTAAAGTTTATGCAATCTTAGCACCAGAAACCTTAAAAGGGTATGTTTTCATTGAGGCGAGTGATAAAGGGGCTGTAGAAGAAGCCATTCAAGGCCTTCGAAATGTAAGAGGGATTCTTGAAGGTAAAATTGCTTTCGATGAAATTAGTCATTTCTTAGAGGCAAAGCCATCCGTATCCGGTCTTGCAAAAGGAGACATTGTTGAGTTAATAGCTGGTCCGTTTAAGGGCGAAAAAGCTAAGATAATAAGAGTGGATAAAGGTAAAGAAGAACTTACAGTTGAACTTCTTGAAGCAATGGTACCAATACCGGTTACTGTTAAAGGAGATTACGTCAGGATTATAGAGAAAAAGAGCTAG
- a CDS encoding tetratricopeptide repeat protein — MPNLIESSSYWNSKGILLDRMGKHKDALECFEKAKSIDPQDIDVITNIGISFDKLGKPEEALKFYDIALKKQEDTKTLYNKGISLSKIGKYSDAANCFKKVLSEEKNNKNAIINLAIALQKMERLEEAIQLLKEWGEFDYVYTRAQLMLENGKKQIEDSINLLQMCLNENPESIPSLENIAYALKMLGMEGESLRYLENVRHLYSERRKVEEKIKTLKDLLVNCLSNYEKIGLNLMAKKDLGKNYNFYKDIFEGLYKDILQIDEDYSSFLDNYGKRSISSSNVYIKELLVRVNSLSESLETLNVKIDEDIGRPSLRYIFYILDSLERKKESEIQLYLVNNGDMEAFEISIFIEKNKDLNISKVEDRIDSLKPMEYRSYTIPIKSKNEGSFDIKIYCNYKGKEIYETSTLYPLEIPYSLDNDSLYLISYLKVLRLDMDATAEEIKRRWKELSKYYHPDTTQDEKEKIIKEKILKEINEAYEGLKNYY; from the coding sequence GTGCCGAATCTTATTGAATCTTCTTCTTACTGGAATTCAAAAGGAATACTACTTGACAGAATGGGAAAACACAAGGACGCATTAGAATGTTTTGAAAAAGCTAAATCTATTGACCCTCAAGACATTGACGTTATTACTAATATTGGCATATCTTTTGATAAACTAGGAAAACCAGAAGAGGCATTAAAATTTTATGACATAGCTCTTAAAAAACAAGAAGATACTAAAACTCTTTACAATAAAGGCATTTCCTTATCAAAAATTGGGAAGTATTCTGATGCTGCAAATTGTTTTAAGAAAGTTTTGAGTGAAGAAAAAAATAATAAAAATGCAATTATTAATCTAGCAATAGCACTTCAAAAAATGGAAAGATTAGAAGAAGCCATTCAACTCCTTAAAGAATGGGGTGAATTTGACTATGTATATACAAGAGCACAATTAATGCTTGAAAATGGTAAAAAACAGATTGAAGATTCAATAAATCTATTACAAATGTGCCTCAACGAAAATCCTGAAAGTATACCTTCTCTTGAGAATATTGCTTATGCCTTAAAAATGTTGGGCATGGAGGGAGAGTCATTACGGTACTTAGAAAACGTCAGACATCTTTATTCTGAAAGAAGAAAAGTAGAAGAAAAAATTAAAACATTAAAGGATCTTTTGGTAAATTGTTTATCAAATTATGAAAAAATCGGCCTAAATTTAATGGCAAAAAAAGATTTGGGCAAAAATTATAATTTTTATAAAGATATTTTTGAAGGTCTTTACAAAGACATCTTGCAAATTGATGAAGATTATTCGTCTTTCTTAGATAATTATGGTAAAAGGTCTATATCTTCTTCTAATGTATATATTAAAGAGCTTCTTGTTCGAGTTAATAGTTTAAGTGAGAGCCTTGAAACTCTTAATGTGAAAATAGATGAAGACATTGGAAGACCAAGTCTAAGGTATATTTTTTATATTTTAGACTCATTAGAAAGAAAAAAAGAATCTGAAATTCAATTGTATTTAGTTAATAATGGGGACATGGAAGCTTTTGAGATATCTATTTTTATAGAAAAGAACAAAGATTTGAATATCTCAAAAGTTGAAGATAGAATAGATTCTCTCAAACCTATGGAGTATAGGTCATATACAATTCCAATTAAATCAAAGAATGAGGGATCTTTTGATATTAAAATATATTGTAACTATAAGGGAAAAGAGATTTATGAAACTAGTACATTATACCCCTTAGAGATCCCCTATTCTCTTGATAATGATTCTTTATATTTGATATCCTATTTGAAAGTTTTAAGATTAGATATGGATGCAACAGCAGAGGAAATTAAACGTAGATGGAAAGAGCTTTCAAAGTACTATCATCCTGATACAACTCAAGATGAAAAAGAAAAAATAATTAAAGAAAAAATATTAAAAGAAATAAATGAAGCTTACGAAGGACTAAAAAATTACTATTAA
- a CDS encoding 50S ribosomal protein L1 has protein sequence MKDAVLRAVKKAKETSKPRNFTQSVEMSINLQGLDMKKTQNRIKEDFVLPNGRGKDVKIGVFASGDMALRAKKENLSVFDQEDIEKFAKDKKIAKKVANSHDFFIAQTDFMTLVGKSLGPIFAPRGKTPAPLPPTAPLEPILNKLKKTVKIKSTNQSVIHTFVGSEKMDDEMLAENISEVIKFFEKKLEKGFDNIKSIYIKTTMGPSVKLEDFK, from the coding sequence TTGAAAGATGCCGTATTACGAGCGGTGAAGAAGGCGAAGGAAACTTCAAAGCCGAGAAACTTCACACAGTCAGTGGAGATGAGCATTAATCTCCAAGGGCTAGACATGAAAAAAACACAAAATCGTATCAAAGAAGACTTTGTTTTACCTAACGGAAGGGGCAAAGATGTTAAAATTGGTGTCTTTGCTTCGGGCGACATGGCTTTAAGGGCCAAAAAGGAAAACTTGTCAGTATTTGATCAAGAAGACATAGAAAAATTCGCAAAGGACAAAAAAATTGCAAAAAAAGTTGCAAATAGTCATGATTTTTTCATAGCGCAAACAGATTTCATGACCTTAGTTGGAAAATCTTTAGGTCCAATCTTTGCGCCAAGAGGAAAAACACCTGCACCTTTGCCTCCAACTGCTCCGCTCGAACCTATACTAAATAAATTGAAAAAGACAGTTAAAATAAAAAGTACTAATCAGTCTGTGATTCATACTTTTGTTGGCTCCGAAAAAATGGACGATGAAATGTTAGCTGAAAACATTTCAGAAGTTATTAAGTTTTTTGAAAAGAAACTTGAAAAAGGATTTGACAATATAAAGTCTATTTATATAAAGACCACCATGGGGCCTTCGGTAAAACTGGAGGATTTTAAATGA
- a CDS encoding 50S ribosomal protein L10, with translation MKGRVAVKGQVAEWKSEEVDSLRDMIKSSPVVGVVDLQNIPAKQLQNIREELRGKVTFRMSKNNLMKIALEKTEKEQLKDHINAGAAFIFSNENPFRIYKLLQKSKAPAPAKPGDVAKADIVISQGSTGLPPGPLVSELQSLGVPAKIDKGTISIERDTVFVKHGETISKKVSEILSQLKIEPMEVGADLAAAYEEGLIFKRNVLSIDDVETRNNIIKAFTKALALSFDRRIFTKESVKLLIQQATIKSKSLAIGANIVSPETIGPIMSKSVAQALSLSRLLNGAALDDELKNKLNVVQSAAPAEKKVTEKKVEETKDDKDKDGDAGLEGLGALFG, from the coding sequence ATGAAGGGAAGAGTAGCAGTAAAAGGACAAGTAGCGGAATGGAAATCCGAAGAGGTAGATTCCCTTAGAGACATGATTAAATCTTCTCCTGTTGTAGGGGTAGTTGATCTTCAAAATATTCCTGCAAAACAGTTGCAAAACATAAGGGAAGAGCTGAGGGGCAAAGTTACTTTTAGAATGTCTAAAAATAATTTAATGAAGATCGCTCTCGAAAAAACTGAAAAAGAGCAACTTAAAGATCACATTAACGCCGGAGCAGCATTCATTTTTTCCAATGAAAATCCATTCAGAATTTATAAACTTTTACAAAAATCTAAAGCACCTGCTCCAGCAAAACCAGGTGACGTTGCAAAGGCGGATATAGTAATCTCTCAAGGAAGTACTGGATTACCACCAGGTCCACTTGTAAGTGAGCTTCAATCTCTTGGAGTTCCTGCTAAAATTGATAAAGGGACGATATCCATTGAAAGAGATACTGTATTTGTTAAACATGGAGAAACAATATCTAAAAAAGTTAGCGAGATACTTTCTCAACTTAAGATTGAACCAATGGAAGTTGGAGCAGATTTAGCAGCTGCTTATGAAGAAGGATTAATATTCAAGCGAAATGTTCTAAGTATAGACGATGTTGAAACTAGAAACAACATAATAAAAGCATTCACTAAAGCTTTAGCATTATCCTTTGATAGAAGAATATTCACAAAAGAAAGCGTAAAACTATTAATACAGCAAGCTACAATTAAATCAAAGTCCTTGGCAATTGGCGCAAATATAGTTTCCCCAGAAACAATAGGCCCAATTATGTCAAAGAGCGTTGCTCAGGCTCTAAGTCTATCTAGATTGTTAAACGGTGCAGCATTGGACGATGAACTAAAAAATAAGTTGAACGTAGTTCAATCAGCTGCTCCTGCTGAAAAAAAAGTAACTGAAAAAAAAGTTGAAGAAACTAAAGATGATAAAGATAAAGATGGGGACGCCGGATTAGAAGGTCTAGGGGCCCTATTTGGTTAA
- the argF gene encoding ornithine carbamoyltransferase, whose product MVVNMKGKHLASLHDLTKEEIWQILKTAETLKIRQKTGEKHELLYGKTLAMIFQKPSTRTRVSFEVGMKQLGGHALYLSSTDLQLGRGETVGDTGAVLARYCDGIMARVFSHDNIIELCKHSTVPVINGLSDLLHPCQCLADLETILEKKQEFKGLKLAFVGDGNNVCHSLMFGSAKVGMEMTVVCPKGYEPDKQIEKLALEDGLKLEITNDPKGVNGADVIYTDVWASMGKDTEHDDRVKIFKPYQVNEKLVAQAQDDCIVMHCLPAHRGEEITDEVVDGPHSVVLDQAENRNHAQKAVMALLM is encoded by the coding sequence ATGGTAGTTAATATGAAAGGCAAGCATCTTGCTTCTTTGCATGATCTTACGAAAGAGGAGATATGGCAAATTTTGAAAACTGCTGAAACATTAAAAATTAGACAGAAAACTGGAGAAAAGCACGAATTATTATATGGCAAAACCTTAGCAATGATATTCCAAAAACCATCCACAAGAACAAGGGTTTCTTTTGAAGTAGGAATGAAACAATTGGGGGGGCATGCTTTGTACCTATCTTCTACTGACCTTCAATTAGGGAGGGGTGAAACAGTTGGAGATACGGGAGCAGTTCTCGCTCGTTATTGTGATGGTATAATGGCAAGGGTATTCTCACATGATAATATTATAGAATTATGCAAACATTCAACTGTACCAGTTATAAATGGTCTATCTGATCTTTTACACCCATGTCAATGCTTGGCTGATTTAGAAACAATTCTTGAGAAGAAACAGGAATTCAAAGGACTTAAATTAGCATTTGTTGGCGATGGAAACAATGTTTGTCACTCATTAATGTTTGGTTCTGCAAAAGTAGGGATGGAAATGACTGTTGTATGTCCAAAGGGATATGAGCCAGATAAACAAATAGAGAAATTGGCATTAGAAGATGGGCTTAAGCTTGAGATAACAAATGATCCAAAAGGCGTTAATGGTGCTGATGTAATATATACTGATGTATGGGCAAGCATGGGAAAAGATACAGAGCATGATGACAGGGTAAAGATATTCAAACCTTATCAGGTCAACGAAAAATTAGTTGCACAAGCTCAAGACGACTGTATAGTTATGCACTGTTTACCTGCACACAGGGGAGAAGAAATAACTGACGAAGTTGTCGACGGACCACATTCAGTAGTACTTGATCAGGCTGAAAATAGAAATCATGCACAAAAAGCAGTAATGGCACTTTTAATGTAA
- the ftsZ gene encoding cell division protein FtsZ, translating into MRSVIEDAIERAVTEKEIVKDHRYTSVDEELERVLRDSRAKIKVVGTGGAGSNAIDRLMEIGVIGVEAVAVNTDAQDLLDTRADKKILIGKEVTRGLGAGNDPKIGEESAREDERTIKDVLEGSDMVFVTCGLGGGTGTGSAPVIAEIAKKLGALTVAVVTLPFTVEGLRRQRNAEKGLEKLRKVTDTVIVIPNDKLLDIAPGLPINAAFKVSDDILIRAVGGIAELITKPGLVNVDFADVRSVMREGDVAMIGMGESDTENRAKEAITEALSSPLIDVDVTGAKGALINITGSSNMKLEEAEKIVEHVTNELEPDAQIIWGAMINEDIKNGLRVMVVLSGVKSPYIFGRKETEMLIESEAPVRGIDLGIEYI; encoded by the coding sequence ATGAGGTCTGTTATTGAAGATGCCATTGAGAGGGCGGTAACAGAAAAAGAGATAGTTAAAGATCATCGCTATACTTCTGTAGATGAGGAACTTGAAAGAGTACTCAGAGACTCAAGGGCTAAAATTAAAGTAGTAGGAACTGGTGGAGCAGGGTCTAATGCTATCGACCGATTAATGGAAATTGGAGTTATTGGAGTTGAGGCAGTAGCCGTCAATACAGATGCCCAAGATTTATTGGACACAAGAGCCGATAAAAAGATTTTGATAGGGAAAGAAGTCACAAGAGGCTTGGGAGCAGGCAACGACCCAAAAATAGGGGAAGAATCCGCAAGAGAAGACGAGAGGACTATAAAAGATGTCCTCGAAGGAAGTGACATGGTTTTTGTTACTTGTGGACTTGGCGGTGGAACTGGAACAGGCTCTGCACCAGTAATAGCCGAAATAGCTAAAAAACTTGGGGCACTTACTGTCGCAGTAGTTACATTACCTTTTACTGTCGAAGGTCTAAGGAGACAAAGAAATGCAGAAAAAGGACTTGAAAAATTAAGAAAAGTTACAGATACGGTTATTGTTATACCAAATGATAAATTACTAGATATAGCCCCTGGCTTACCTATAAATGCAGCATTTAAAGTTTCTGATGATATTTTAATAAGGGCTGTTGGTGGGATAGCTGAATTAATTACAAAGCCCGGACTAGTTAATGTTGATTTCGCTGATGTTAGATCAGTAATGAGAGAGGGAGATGTTGCAATGATCGGAATGGGAGAATCCGATACAGAAAATAGGGCAAAAGAAGCTATTACTGAAGCATTAAGCAGTCCTCTAATAGATGTAGATGTAACAGGTGCAAAGGGAGCATTAATTAATATTACCGGAAGTTCAAACATGAAACTCGAGGAAGCAGAGAAAATCGTTGAGCATGTAACAAATGAACTTGAACCAGATGCCCAAATAATTTGGGGTGCAATGATAAACGAAGATATTAAAAACGGACTTAGAGTTATGGTAGTTCTTTCAGGGGTCAAATCACCTTACATATTCGGAAGAAAAGAAACTGAGATGCTCATTGAAAGCGAAGCGCCTGTTAGAGGAATAGATCTTGGAATAGAATACATTTAA
- a CDS encoding geranylgeranylglyceryl/heptaprenylglyceryl phosphate synthase, whose translation MTGKVEKYLLDKLQREKLHFSLVDPDSFSIDEAKSAATISEEAGSDAILIGGSTHTLGNYLDLLIESIKANTKLPVIIFPGGVAQVSPKADAILFMSYMNSRNPYFITKSQALGSFLVKKTGIEPIPTGYLVVEPGETVGWMGEADLIPRKKPQIAAAYSLAAQYLGMRLVYLEAGSGSPDTVTPEMVGLVKKVIDIPLIVGGGIRSPEAAKKLAMAGADIFVTGTIIEKEKEKLYDIIKAIKS comes from the coding sequence ATGACAGGCAAAGTAGAAAAATATCTTTTAGATAAATTACAGAGGGAAAAACTTCATTTTTCTTTAGTTGATCCAGATAGCTTCTCTATAGACGAAGCTAAGAGCGCCGCCACAATATCTGAAGAAGCGGGGAGCGATGCAATATTGATAGGTGGTTCTACTCATACTTTAGGGAATTATCTTGATCTCTTGATAGAATCAATTAAAGCTAATACTAAACTTCCAGTAATAATTTTTCCTGGAGGTGTTGCGCAAGTGTCTCCCAAAGCCGATGCAATTTTATTCATGTCTTATATGAATTCAAGGAATCCATATTTTATTACTAAATCTCAAGCGTTAGGCAGCTTCTTAGTAAAAAAAACAGGAATTGAACCAATACCAACAGGTTACTTAGTAGTCGAACCAGGAGAAACTGTAGGCTGGATGGGCGAAGCTGATCTAATTCCAAGAAAAAAACCACAAATTGCCGCTGCTTATTCTTTAGCAGCACAATACCTAGGTATGAGGTTAGTTTATCTTGAAGCTGGATCGGGTTCCCCAGATACAGTCACACCAGAAATGGTAGGGCTTGTAAAAAAAGTCATAGATATACCGCTAATAGTAGGTGGGGGAATAAGATCTCCTGAAGCTGCAAAGAAGCTCGCAATGGCGGGAGCAGATATATTCGTAACTGGAACTATAATTGAGAAAGAAAAAGAAAAACTTTATGACATAATAAAAGCCATAAAAAGTTAA
- the rpl12p gene encoding 50S ribosomal protein P1 has protein sequence MEYVYAAMILHEAKKEINEANLNNVLKAAGVTVDEARIKALVSSLEGVDIEEAISSASMPVAHAPAAAPAAGASEQKPSGESKKEEKKEEAEESALEGLGALFG, from the coding sequence ATGGAATATGTATATGCTGCGATGATCCTTCATGAGGCTAAGAAGGAAATAAATGAAGCGAATTTAAACAATGTTTTAAAGGCTGCCGGTGTGACAGTCGATGAGGCCAGAATTAAAGCTCTTGTATCTTCATTAGAAGGTGTAGATATTGAGGAAGCTATAAGCTCTGCTTCAATGCCAGTTGCACATGCACCTGCAGCTGCACCAGCAGCAGGCGCTTCAGAACAAAAGCCTTCTGGAGAATCAAAGAAGGAAGAAAAGAAAGAAGAAGCAGAAGAATCAGCACTTGAAGGTTTAGGCGCTCTCTTCGGTTAA
- a CDS encoding S-layer protein, producing the protein MRTKMAFIFSLILTFQLFLIFPVLSTDIPRSFFVDTSNGQPHSIIVVGKNAASMDLISGNLIITKIQSEAYYENFVYVTISGSKIMEASNDQLITLDPSTMNLTWADNAGNTGTFTYGQSILVTNLRFITTDTNNLKIYIAQNQNPLNIINPEFNRNVTISPDFSIEILDNNDNSLGLYNSGGNLRFNTIFRTEQPGAFQQVKVNIWEPEKLITNDETLLENVAKNNNIVLVGGPVANNIVAGLVQRGKSKIDWYSSQGDIEFIQDGLYPGRDVIIVAGADREKTRDAVLRLINS; encoded by the coding sequence ATGAGAACTAAAATGGCTTTTATTTTTTCATTAATATTGACTTTTCAACTCTTTTTAATTTTTCCAGTTTTATCTACAGATATCCCAAGATCCTTTTTTGTCGATACGAGTAACGGGCAACCTCACTCCATAATTGTAGTTGGTAAAAACGCTGCTTCCATGGACCTAATCTCTGGTAATTTAATTATAACAAAAATTCAAAGTGAAGCTTATTATGAGAATTTTGTTTATGTTACAATATCGGGTTCAAAAATAATGGAAGCTTCAAATGATCAATTAATCACCTTAGATCCCTCTACTATGAACCTAACATGGGCAGACAATGCAGGAAATACTGGCACCTTCACATATGGCCAGTCTATTCTAGTAACAAATCTTAGATTCATTACAACAGATACAAATAATCTAAAGATATATATTGCCCAAAATCAAAATCCATTAAACATTATTAATCCAGAATTTAATAGAAATGTTACAATTTCTCCAGATTTCTCTATCGAAATATTGGACAATAATGACAACTCACTTGGATTGTACAACTCTGGAGGAAATCTAAGATTTAATACTATATTCAGAACGGAACAACCCGGCGCATTCCAACAAGTCAAAGTAAATATATGGGAACCTGAGAAACTGATAACAAATGATGAAACATTATTAGAAAATGTTGCCAAAAATAATAATATTGTACTTGTAGGGGGACCAGTTGCAAATAATATTGTTGCAGGACTTGTGCAACGAGGAAAATCAAAAATTGATTGGTATAGCTCTCAAGGAGATATTGAATTTATACAAGATGGCCTATACCCTGGACGCGATGTAATTATTGTTGCAGGGGCAGATAGGGAAAAGACAAGGGATGCAGTATTAAGATTGATTAACTCTTAA
- a CDS encoding 50S ribosomal protein L11 yields MGKERSVTSLVDGGKATAGPPLGPALGPLGINVGKVVAEINEKTKDFQGMKVPVKIFVDEKKNFRVEVGVPPASALILKDLKLEKGSSTPSSSKVGDISIDALVKIAKMKEPSSLSPTIAGVVKEILGTCVSMGVTCEGKDPRVVQNEINEGKYDNLIK; encoded by the coding sequence ATGGGAAAAGAGAGATCTGTTACCTCACTTGTTGATGGAGGAAAAGCTACTGCCGGTCCACCTTTAGGGCCCGCTTTAGGTCCTCTTGGTATTAATGTGGGAAAGGTTGTTGCCGAAATAAATGAGAAAACTAAAGATTTTCAGGGAATGAAAGTACCCGTGAAAATATTTGTCGATGAAAAAAAGAATTTTAGAGTCGAGGTCGGCGTTCCCCCTGCTTCCGCATTAATTCTTAAAGATCTTAAATTGGAAAAAGGATCTTCTACACCATCTTCAAGCAAAGTTGGGGACATAAGTATAGATGCACTGGTTAAAATTGCCAAGATGAAGGAACCTTCTTCTTTATCTCCTACTATCGCAGGCGTAGTAAAAGAGATCCTCGGAACATGTGTTTCCATGGGGGTAACCTGCGAAGGAAAAGATCCAAGAGTAGTACAAAATGAGATAAATGAAGGAAAATACGATAATTTAATTAAATAA
- a CDS encoding phosphatidate cytidylyltransferase, with amino-acid sequence MDSELRRKIFHEIGLLIPINYYIFFDKKDAIFGMSILVLLFVFIEFLRLRYNFGIEFIPKVVGKTVRDYEEVDLSAATYFIISSFFAVLLFDKYIAIAAITYNSIGDFFSAMVGKKFGNTKYMGGRKSLEGSFACFISCFLIGLLILNPFLAIIGALAATFAEGYLIKVNDNLSIPIISGIVLTLVSFL; translated from the coding sequence ATGGATTCTGAACTAAGAAGAAAAATATTCCATGAAATAGGATTATTAATTCCAATAAATTATTATATATTTTTTGATAAAAAAGACGCAATATTTGGGATGTCAATTTTAGTATTACTTTTTGTATTTATAGAATTTTTAAGATTACGATACAATTTTGGGATTGAATTTATTCCAAAAGTTGTAGGAAAAACTGTAAGAGATTATGAAGAAGTTGATTTGTCGGCTGCAACTTATTTTATTATTTCTTCATTTTTTGCAGTTCTTTTATTTGATAAATACATCGCTATTGCTGCGATTACTTATAATTCTATTGGAGATTTTTTTTCAGCTATGGTCGGTAAAAAATTTGGGAATACAAAGTATATGGGCGGAAGGAAATCTTTAGAGGGTAGTTTTGCTTGTTTTATTTCATGTTTTCTTATTGGATTATTGATATTAAATCCATTTTTAGCAATTATTGGTGCCCTTGCGGCAACATTTGCAGAAGGATATTTAATAAAGGTAAATGATAATTTATCTATACCGATAATATCTGGAATAGTACTTACCCTTGTATCTTTTCTTTGA